Proteins encoded by one window of Bacillus solimangrovi:
- a CDS encoding endolytic transglycosylase MltG — MSRNTIRAFAFGMITAATILTIVYFVDSKQLSPTAELTITEENVNEYLTANNKVQLTKEEYDILLKTKEQLATHEQQNTNNELITDNEIKGSETKEEQEDVYSFTYIIHEGTSSTEVSKILEENKIIDNADDFNKFLMRNGLAGSIQVGTYEITKGMSYETISELLTK; from the coding sequence ATGAGTCGAAATACGATAAGAGCATTTGCATTTGGAATGATTACAGCAGCAACTATCCTTACAATCGTATATTTTGTAGATTCAAAACAACTTAGTCCTACTGCTGAATTAACAATTACTGAAGAGAATGTAAACGAGTATTTAACAGCAAATAACAAGGTTCAACTTACAAAAGAGGAATATGACATATTGTTAAAAACAAAGGAACAACTAGCAACACATGAACAACAGAATACAAACAATGAATTAATCACAGATAATGAGATTAAGGGGTCTGAAACTAAAGAAGAACAGGAGGATGTCTATTCGTTCACTTACATTATACACGAAGGTACGAGTAGTACGGAAGTATCGAAAATACTAGAAGAAAATAAAATTATTGATAACGCTGATGACTTCAATAAGTTTTTAATGAGAAATGGTTTAGCAGGCTCAATTCAAGTTGGTACATACGAAATCACTAAAGGAATGAGCTATGAAACAATCAGTGAGCTACTAACAAAGTAA
- the phoU gene encoding phosphate signaling complex protein PhoU, with protein MRVREQFDLKLKTLKELILELGSNAEIAIEKALHALLNKDIQTALKVINDDVIADKLEEEINNLAIILIARQSPVAIDLRRIITALKISAEVERIADLAVNIAKASIRIGKEPHHIPLEPLYMMIEKVKPMLSRALQAYIEEDVMIARSVAAVDDEIDNLYANIIPGYMEYSNQYPNEMNQITQLLFVGRYIERIADHTTNISEEVVYLVKGIRFDLNQ; from the coding sequence TTGAGAGTAAGAGAGCAGTTTGATTTAAAATTGAAGACGCTAAAGGAATTGATTTTAGAGTTAGGGAGTAATGCAGAAATTGCTATTGAAAAAGCCTTACATGCGCTATTAAATAAAGACATCCAGACTGCTCTTAAAGTTATAAATGACGATGTTATAGCTGACAAATTGGAGGAGGAGATTAATAATCTAGCGATAATTTTAATCGCTAGACAATCTCCAGTTGCTATTGACCTTAGACGAATTATAACTGCTTTGAAAATTTCAGCAGAAGTTGAACGTATTGCAGATCTTGCGGTTAATATAGCAAAGGCTTCAATCCGTATAGGTAAGGAGCCCCATCATATTCCCTTAGAACCTTTGTACATGATGATTGAGAAGGTAAAACCAATGTTATCACGAGCTTTACAGGCATATATAGAAGAGGATGTGATGATTGCTAGAAGTGTAGCAGCTGTTGATGATGAAATTGATAACTTATATGCCAACATTATTCCTGGCTACATGGAATATTCGAATCAATATCCAAATGAAATGAATCAAATTACACAATTGCTATTTGTTGGGAGATATATTGAACGTATTGCTGATCATACCACAAATATCTCTGAAGAGGTTGTCTATCTTGTAAAGGGAATTCGGTTTGATTTGAATCAATGA
- the pstA gene encoding phosphate ABC transporter permease PstA, which yields MKLINQQAVKTNTTKRLAKNSIYKYIFVAATSFGLIVLATLIYRVLTQGLGYIDLSFFTNFASRHADKAGIKAALVGSLWMMSVVAPVSIILGVGTALYLEEYAKKSRFTAFIQTNIQNLAGVPSIVFGLLGLTIFVRTFGLGRSILAGGLTMSLLILPIIVVASQEAIRSVPREMREASFGMGATKWQTIRQVVLPAAIPGILTGAILALSRAIGETAPLVMIGALTFVAYLPENYLSGFTVMPIQIFNWTSRPQEEFHYVAAGGIIVLLLMLIIMNSVAVFIRNKFQKRY from the coding sequence ATGAAACTCATTAATCAACAAGCAGTAAAAACAAACACTACAAAACGATTAGCAAAAAATAGTATATATAAATATATTTTTGTAGCTGCAACTTCTTTCGGTTTAATAGTACTTGCTACATTAATCTATCGGGTATTGACTCAAGGATTAGGTTATATTGATTTATCTTTTTTCACAAACTTTGCATCACGTCATGCTGATAAGGCGGGAATAAAGGCTGCTTTAGTTGGAAGTTTGTGGATGATGTCTGTTGTTGCGCCTGTTTCAATTATTCTCGGTGTTGGAACAGCCCTTTATCTTGAAGAATATGCAAAAAAATCTCGTTTTACTGCGTTTATTCAAACGAACATTCAAAATTTAGCGGGTGTACCATCGATTGTTTTTGGATTGCTTGGTTTAACAATCTTTGTACGTACTTTCGGTCTTGGTAGAAGTATATTAGCAGGTGGTTTAACGATGAGTTTGTTAATCTTACCAATTATTGTAGTTGCGTCACAAGAAGCGATTCGATCAGTTCCAAGAGAAATGCGTGAAGCTTCATTTGGTATGGGTGCAACAAAATGGCAAACAATTCGTCAAGTTGTCTTACCTGCTGCAATTCCTGGTATATTAACTGGAGCGATCTTAGCTTTATCTCGAGCAATTGGGGAAACAGCTCCACTTGTTATGATTGGGGCGTTAACATTTGTTGCTTACTTACCAGAAAACTATTTAAGTGGTTTTACGGTTATGCCAATTCAAATTTTTAACTGGACGAGTAGACCGCAAGAAGAGTTCCATTATGTAGCGGCTGGTGGAATCATCGTGCTTTTATTGATGCTTATTATTATGAATTCAGTTGCAGTATTTATCCGTAATAAATTCCAAAAGCGCTATTAA
- the pstB gene encoding phosphate ABC transporter ATP-binding protein PstB, whose protein sequence is MKMASAIKEHVQTNTDKVENVFTVKGLNLWYGDDQALINNDIEISEKQVTAIIGPSGCGKSTFIKTLNRMVEMIPVVRTSGEIFYRDRNIFDKSYRVEELRTKVGMVFQKPNPFPKSIYDNIAYGPRIHGIRDKKILDQIVEKSLRGAAIWDEVKDRLSENAYGLSGGQQQRICIARCLAIEPDVILMDEPTSALDPISTLKVEELVQELKKDYSIVIVTHNMQQAARISDKTAFFLNGEIVEFDQTDRLFSNPSDKRTEDYITGRFG, encoded by the coding sequence ATGAAAATGGCAAGTGCAATAAAAGAACATGTGCAAACAAATACAGACAAAGTCGAAAATGTATTCACAGTTAAAGGGTTAAATTTATGGTATGGGGATGACCAAGCGTTAATAAATAATGATATTGAAATTTCTGAGAAGCAAGTTACAGCAATTATCGGACCATCAGGTTGTGGAAAATCAACGTTTATCAAAACATTAAATCGTATGGTAGAAATGATACCTGTCGTACGTACTTCAGGTGAAATTTTCTATCGTGATAGAAATATCTTTGATAAATCATATCGAGTTGAAGAGTTGCGTACGAAGGTTGGAATGGTCTTTCAAAAACCAAATCCATTTCCTAAATCGATATACGATAACATTGCTTATGGACCTCGCATTCATGGAATTCGAGATAAAAAGATTTTAGATCAAATTGTTGAAAAAAGCTTACGTGGCGCCGCGATTTGGGATGAAGTGAAGGATAGACTATCAGAAAATGCATATGGCTTATCAGGTGGACAGCAACAACGTATTTGTATTGCACGTTGTTTAGCAATTGAACCAGACGTGATTTTAATGGATGAACCTACATCAGCGCTAGATCCAATCTCAACATTGAAAGTTGAAGAACTAGTACAAGAGTTAAAGAAAGACTATAGTATTGTTATCGTAACGCACAATATGCAACAAGCTGCACGTATTTCCGATAAAACAGCATTTTTCTTAAATGGTGAAATTGTTGAATTTGATCAAACAGATCGTCTTTTCTCTAATCCTTCTGACAAACGTACAGAAGATTACATTACAGGCCGTTTCGGTTAA